The following proteins come from a genomic window of Mechercharimyces sp. CAU 1602:
- a CDS encoding sporulation protein, protein MLQKALASFGVGTAKVDTRLEKKRYCPGEVIDGEVFIRGGQVAQRIDDIYLYLVTHVEKEEEVVPYVMKKYCLCEVFTIEPGEYKIVPFKIRLPYETPMSTGRFPVYFKTGLDIKLAVDPSDIDRVEVELHPAADQMIKEIEEAGFILKKVFCQKEKGPQEFVQVFHFRPAGRYHGYVDELGVVFHLDADTVRMEIDILRGSLTLTSTFMWAIDHPEDSFRVNNELQEGQRSNPFESMKSLLRQGIPIRGGS, encoded by the coding sequence ATGCTGCAAAAAGCTTTGGCTAGCTTTGGTGTGGGCACAGCAAAGGTGGATACCCGTTTAGAGAAGAAACGGTATTGTCCGGGTGAGGTTATTGATGGTGAGGTCTTCATTCGTGGTGGACAAGTCGCACAGCGAATTGACGATATTTATCTATATCTTGTTACGCATGTAGAGAAAGAAGAAGAAGTGGTTCCTTACGTAATGAAAAAGTATTGCTTGTGTGAGGTCTTTACAATAGAGCCTGGTGAGTATAAGATTGTCCCTTTTAAAATACGTCTTCCGTATGAAACCCCTATGTCAACAGGGAGATTTCCGGTTTACTTTAAAACGGGATTGGATATAAAACTGGCCGTTGATCCAAGCGATATTGATCGAGTGGAAGTAGAATTACACCCTGCAGCTGATCAGATGATTAAAGAGATTGAAGAAGCTGGGTTCATCTTAAAAAAGGTGTTTTGTCAGAAAGAAAAAGGGCCACAGGAATTTGTGCAGGTTTTTCACTTTCGTCCTGCTGGCCGCTATCACGGGTATGTAGACGAACTGGGAGTGGTGTTTCATTTGGACGCTGACACAGTTCGAATGGAAATCGATATATTGCGCGGTTCCCTTACTTTAACAAGTACATTTATGTGGGCGATTGATCATCCCGAAGATTCATTTAGAGTAAATAACGAATTGCAGGAAGGACAACGTTCTAATCCGTTTGAAAGCATGAAGTCTTTACTGCGGCAAGGGATTCCCATTAGAGGAGGAAGTTAA
- a CDS encoding glutamate-1-semialdehyde 2,1-aminomutase has protein sequence MLRHRSEQLYLEAQDVIVGGVNSPSRSFKGVGGGTPVFMKKAKGAYFWDEDGSRYIDYLGAFGPIILGHAHPVVTAAIVQTATDGTLYGTPTKKEVKFARMLRDAIPSMEQIRFVNSGTEAVMTTIRLARAVTSRNKIIKFAGCYHGHSDLVLVQAGSGPSTLGIPDSAGIPQSIAKEVITVPYNDLDALKEALEHWGEEVAAVLVEPLVGNFGIVAPHEGFLQGVNDLAHHYGSLVIYDEVITAFRFHYGAIQSAYQVEPDLTALGKIIGGGLPIGAYGGRRELMNKIAPTGPTYQAGTMAGNPLSIQAGIACLECLQQPGVYERMERLARRLEDGITAAAKKHEISIQINRIGGALTVYFSDHPITNYETAQSTDSEAFSLFFRLMLAEGIYLAPSKYEAWFLTTAHTDHDIDTTLLAVERCFKQMKTMEQE, from the coding sequence TTGTTACGACATCGCTCAGAACAACTATATCTAGAAGCACAAGATGTAATCGTCGGCGGAGTAAATAGCCCGTCACGTTCTTTTAAAGGGGTTGGAGGTGGCACCCCCGTATTTATGAAAAAAGCTAAGGGAGCCTACTTTTGGGATGAGGATGGTAGTCGCTATATCGACTACTTAGGGGCTTTTGGTCCTATAATCCTCGGTCATGCCCACCCCGTTGTCACAGCTGCCATCGTTCAAACAGCTACCGATGGAACTTTGTATGGAACACCGACAAAAAAAGAGGTGAAGTTTGCAAGAATGCTACGCGATGCTATTCCATCTATGGAACAAATTCGCTTTGTTAATTCCGGTACTGAGGCCGTTATGACCACGATACGCTTGGCACGTGCCGTTACTTCACGTAATAAAATTATCAAATTTGCCGGCTGTTATCATGGACACTCTGATCTCGTACTTGTACAAGCAGGGTCAGGCCCGTCAACGTTGGGTATTCCAGACAGTGCAGGCATCCCACAAAGTATTGCTAAAGAAGTAATCACCGTCCCCTACAACGATTTAGACGCGCTAAAAGAAGCCCTTGAGCACTGGGGTGAAGAAGTAGCAGCGGTGCTTGTTGAACCCTTGGTCGGTAACTTTGGTATCGTCGCTCCACATGAAGGATTTTTACAAGGTGTTAATGACCTTGCACATCATTATGGTTCTCTTGTCATATATGATGAGGTGATCACTGCCTTCCGTTTCCACTACGGGGCAATCCAAAGCGCTTATCAAGTAGAGCCAGATCTAACTGCGTTAGGCAAAATCATCGGAGGGGGATTACCCATTGGTGCTTATGGAGGACGACGGGAATTGATGAATAAAATTGCACCAACTGGTCCAACTTACCAGGCAGGTACTATGGCTGGCAATCCTCTTTCTATTCAAGCAGGTATCGCTTGTCTAGAATGTTTACAACAACCAGGAGTATATGAACGCATGGAACGACTGGCACGCAGATTAGAAGATGGCATCACCGCAGCCGCAAAAAAACATGAGATCTCAATCCAAATCAATCGCATCGGCGGAGCTCTTACTGTTTATTTTAGTGATCACCCCATCACTAATTATGAAACCGCACAAAGCACAGACAGTGAAGCCTTTTCGCTCTTCTTTAGATTGATGCTGGCAGAAGGAATCTACCTTGCTCCGTCAAAATACGAAGCTTGGTTTTTAACTACAGCTCATACCGACCATGATATTGACACTACTTTACTCGCTGTAGAAAGATGCTTTAAACAAATGAAAACCATGGAGCAGGAGTGA
- a CDS encoding globin yields MAETAFSLYERMGGEATIKELVEAFYPRVQAHPDLAPLFPEDIQPVMEKQTLFLTQFLGGPGLYSQKHGHPMLRARHLPFEVTPTRAEAWLQCMYEALDEIQLTGIVREELWGRLLATARHMINTPEPPS; encoded by the coding sequence GTGGCCGAAACAGCGTTTTCCCTCTATGAACGCATGGGAGGAGAAGCAACGATTAAAGAACTTGTAGAAGCCTTCTATCCACGGGTACAGGCACATCCCGATTTAGCCCCTCTCTTTCCCGAAGATATTCAACCTGTAATGGAGAAACAAACCTTATTTCTTACTCAATTCCTCGGTGGACCAGGGCTTTACTCACAAAAGCATGGTCATCCGATGCTACGAGCTCGTCATCTCCCCTTTGAGGTTACCCCTACTCGCGCAGAAGCATGGCTACAATGTATGTATGAAGCCTTAGATGAGATTCAACTCACAGGGATTGTGCGAGAAGAGTTATGGGGACGACTGCTTGCGACGGCACGCCATATGATCAACACCCCCGAACCACCATCGTAA